ACAACTCCATGAAAGGTGCACCCTGACAATGCTACATCAAGGTAATGACAAAAGGTAACATACTCTAGGTACATCCAATTAATTAACTCGATGGTGGGTGTATGCTTGGTGTGCTCGACGAAGGAGGCCATGGGGATACGGGCTAGCAGGCGGTTGGAGGAGTAGTGGAAGCATGCGTAGTTCATTAGGTACACCATGCATAGGCGAAGCATGAGGTACACGATGGCCGCTGCGGCCAGGACGAAGCCCTCCAAGAACAGGTGCGCCGGCGGGAGCTCACGGAGCCAGCTGATGAGCTCCGCTGGACCGAGATGCACCAGGGCGACGAGCCAGGATGTGGTGACAACGGCGAGGATGTTCTCCACTATGTGCTGGTACACGGCCTTGAGGCCCATGCTGCTTCTTTTTGAAACTTTGAGGCTCATGATGCTTGGTTAGGTATGTGTGGTTGTTTATGATGGTTTATTATGTGTACGTATATGGGTGTTTTTGGTGCGTTCAATGCTTGCACTTATATAGTCTGTTGTTTACTGTATTGGCTGCCTCTAGAAGCGGGGACATCGTCTAGGTGGTGGTTCAGTGTTGCAGATCCTGCCCGAGCAACAGACGGTGTGTGAGGGGCCACTTCGTCTAGTTAACCATATATGTGGACTCACTTGTGACCTCAAACGGTGGTTATGTCGTCACCCACAATACCACCGGAGCCCGTTTTCGTGGAGTGGAGGTTTGTGTGCTGGTGTCTTCCACTCGTGACTCACCTGAGCCCATCAGCCATTGGCACCCATTTTGGGGGCTTTTTCGTTAAAAGATCTACAATTAATTGTCAGCTTGGAGGTTGCTAGCCTTGGATTTGGCAAGATGATTGGTTACCTCCTAAAGGAGACATAATGAGGCACAAGAGAAAGAGGGTGCGGGCTAACCATTGTTTTGGTATTCCAAAGGACAATCACCTGGGCTCAAAAGCAAGAAGAGTGGCACCATTGGAAAGGCGTATGTGCCTGCTTGATGGATGGTTCTCTTTTTTTGGGGTTGTCGTCTCCGATGTCTTTGTTCATGTATTTCGTCGGGGTTCCTATGCGATGTTGTGATCCATGTCGGCGGTTTGTACTTGTAGCTTGTGGGCGTTTGTTTGTCTGCCAAGGTGGTTGTGGAGATTCATGTTGTAACGGTTTTCGCCTGGTTTTTCGTTAATTAACTCGGCAattatcttctactccctccgtaaactaagataatataagatgtatcatatattagtttacagagggagtacttaactGATCTATGAGGAAAATACTTTTCCCTCCACTTTATTAAAAAGGCTGTTTTTCTATATTATCTAAGCGACTGGTTTTTAAAATGTATTATTCCTTAAAAAATTGTTAAACTGTTTTAGTATTAGAGACCGTGTTTTTGTTTGGCAGGGAAAAGAAAAGGCAACCAACGCATAACAAAAAGGAAAAACCAGTCACATGTTAAATGATTGGCCACTATTTAGCCTAGCTAGTGCTTGCAGTTGTAGTCAGCGGTCAAGGGTTTTTCATTTGATGATTTTTGTTAGCTGAAAATTGATGAGACGATGCTGGTACCCGGTAGGGTACGGTTTTAATTAAACACTGATCTGATGTTGAAACGTCACGTCACTGTTTGTTCCCAGCAGGTTACCGTCTCATTAAACTCCGATGTCGAAAAAAAATGTATTGACATGGACAGTTGGCCTTTTCTTAGGACGCTGATAAGTCTCAAACTTTCGGGGTTTTTTGTTTGATGATTTTTGTTAGTAGCTGCGAATTGATGAGACGATGTTGGTGTGCGGTATGGTACGGTTTTAATTAAACACTGATCTGATATTGAAAATACCAAATACTACATGCAGGTCACGTCACGTCACTGTTTGTTCGTACGTGATGATGTTGTTGATTCTCCCACGCTGGGTACCGTCTCATTAAACTCTTATGTTGAAACAAATGTATTGACATGAACCGCTGGCCGTTCTTTTTTAAGGAACTACGTATACAGAAAAAATGGGGAGAGAAATGTTGAATCCTGTTTGCTGAAGGTGGTTGTACGGCCCCAAGTAGCCAGGCACCGTAACCGTGGCACATGACACGAAGGGACATTACTTTTCACTTTCTTTTCCGGAAAGGTTGCCTGGTATGTCTATATATTTTCTCCAAAACTATTTTCGCTTGCGGCAATCGGTACCCACTAGTACAACTTGCTTAGTTGATGTGAAAAGTAAATAAACATAACTCAAGGAAATAATAACAATATAAATATAAATTTGAGGATAggtctaatgatattgatttgtgTTGTAGATGTTGATACTTTTTCCATGAAATTGGTCAAACTAAGCCAATGATTTAAGAAAAAAATCTATGACTTAAGAAAAATTGATGACTTATGTCAGCGGCAATAGGTGAGCAACCTGGATTTTTTTCTCCTTTGATACAATTTTTTTAATCATGAGTTATAATTGATCTTGTGTCCATACATATCTACATGTTGTGCCGCAAGCGAAAACAAGAAATAACTCTGATAAATAAATACACTATAAAAACATATTTCAATATCGATTTAGTGATACTGATCGACTTGGTCAAACCAAAACAATTTTCTTGAGAAAAATATGCCTCATACTTTGGGGTGGAAGTAGTAACTACTACACACGTCCTACTCATAGTTAATGCAATAACTGTCTGAGGGCAACACACAAGCCAAGTTGGTGTTTTCTGTCCTCGAGAAGTATTTTGACTGAATTATATCATGGCTTATGTTGTCCCACGTATCTACTTATTGCGCATGTGCCCAAGAAAAGGAGGAGAAACAACTCCACGAAAGGTGCATCCTGACTATACGTCAAGAAAAAAATAAATGACAAAACGCAATAAGTATAGTCAGGATCGATTTAGTTATCCTTAGCATGTGGACTAGATACATCCAGTTAATTAACTAGGAAATAATTCGTGCATAACCGCAGGGACACTACTAAAAATATATAGGCTTAAGACATTGATAATTAAGTTGATGTCGTGAATTATTTTGATGATCAATTATGATGACATGGTAGTCATGCTTGATTTAGTGATGTGGATAGACCGTATGCACACCATTCGACATGAATGGTGAGCTATATCGAAAACAAGGAAAGACTACATACACAGGAAAATATGTAGTGCTTGGTAGGTTGATGACATGGTGGACATACATAGTTTGTTGAAGTGGAAGACTAGAAGGGATACGTGCTTAGAAAAGAAATAGTTAGTCGGTTGCTACTATTTAAGAACAAAGGATATGATCATTATGTGGTTTTGCAAATAAAAAATAGTGGATAGTGATTTTCAGATATTTTTCTCAAACATCTAATAttttacattgtcatgatgacAATACTTTAGATAAAATCTATAATCGAGGGTTATGCACGAGCGACCTAGATATTTCTCCTTCATTCCAAAATTTTCTCGCTAGCAAATTAAGTCACTATTATTTCACCGGATACCTACTTGGTGTGGCTGACACTAAAAAACGAGAAAGAACTCCAGTAAGTAAATACATTGCAAAAACACATTTCATGATAGTGATGTTGATTGAGTAAATAGGAtcattttttctataaagttggtcaaacttcaaAGATTTGACTCAAGACAAAATCTACATGTCTTATTCTTGGAGAGGAATGAGTCAGTAATACACATGTCTTATTCGCAGTTAATGCAATAACTATCCTTAGATGGCAACACAAAAGCGATCTTGGTTTTTATTCTTTcataaaaaaaatcaataaattacTTATATCATGGCTTATGTTCTCCTACATATAACTCCAACAAAGGTGCACTCTGACGATACTTCGTCAATAAAATTAATAATAGTAACAATCACTGCTTATGCTATCCTACGTGCATATTTTAAAAGGAGAGGGAAAATATCTGGTAATATTTTCCCAGATCCAGGCATTTTTCAGTCAGATCATCCTAATGCAAAATGTTCAGGTTCATTATGTTAAATGGATCTGGCAGATATGTGGATAGCATATTCAGATTCGTtacatttttctgatcatttttcataaatacattattttcatctgacttccgattttattttctatgaatttccaaagtttatatgaatttttgaatttACTGGACTTATTTTAATTCGAACATCATTAAATGGATAATTGGTAGATACACCCAGAAGTGCACCCAGGCAGTGGTTGTGTgacactgtcagtggggcctgttgAGTGCCCAGTCAGCAGTCATGTACTGACTGTCAACTGGTCaattgacaggtggggcccaggtgCCATTGACACATTAAATTAACAAGGGGATAATCGTGTTAGTTAGCCGGGGGCCTAGGGGTCAATAGGGTTAGGGGGTTAGTTAggtggctaactaagttagttggcttgtgggcccaccgtcagtgacctACTGGCCGGTTTAAGCCGGCCGCGCACGCGGTGGTGCACGTCGGTGACCAATAGAACGGCGGCGACGCGCGGGTCGACGATTCCGGTCACCATTTGGCCGGGGAGGAGATGCTAAGGGACCGCAACGACGTAGCGCGTCGATATGCACCAGCAGTAGCGACTGGGGTGCCCGGTAatggcgacggcggcgagctcgagcCACGACGGAGCTCGGAGCTTAAGGGGACGGCTAGAGGAATAAAACAAGCAGGGGGAGGGGAAGCATGTGGGATCTCACAGCGAATCATACAGGCAAGCCAGTAGGGTCAGAGGCGCTCGGGTGGCGACATGGTTGACAACGGCGGCAGGCGGCTCCGGGGTTGAGCACGCGGTCTATTCGGTCATCTTCGGGCTCCTCTAGATGCGGTTGTTGGTGGAGAAGAAGAGGCCATTGAGGCGGATCTTCAGGACAAACAGCGGAGGCGATTCAAGGACGGTGGCCACGCGGACgagcagcggcggcgacggccatCTCGGGCGCGAACGAACCTGGGAGGGAGACGGGCGAGCGAGGGCAATGGGGAGGTGCTAGGGTTCATCAGGGGTTCCGGGGGACCTTATCCATTGTGGAGACCCAATGGATGACGGGCGCGTGTCCATCTCAGCCATGGATGCGCCTGCGGCGTCCAGCGTGCCTCGGTGAGCAGTAGGTCGAAGACAACCTCAGGGGTGGGGCTGGGCAGGCTGCTGTAGCAAGTGGGCTAGAGTGCACAGTAGGTATGtttctcttttcctttttcttttctgttttgtaattttctttttcttttttctgtttctttattcTTTTCTGCGTTGCATTTTAATCTCATACTAAATGAATTTAGTTGAATATTAAATTTGGCCCATAAATGTTAGGCAAAGATTTGAGCTATCCCAACAAGTTTGAATTTATTTTGAAATGTTTAAGTACTTGTTTAAACTAAACTGGCTCGAATTAATGTAGCTGGCACTGTTTTAATTAGGTTAAGGGCACTTTAGTAATTCAAAAGATCTTGGTTTATTTATGAAAATCACCTGGTGATTATTTGCCACCCAACGAACATTTTTGTTTCtctgtttgaagaaataataatttgatttgcaATTTAAATTTGATTTTAactttgatttttatcaagtggcaatTGGCTTAGCAAAAaggtgatgacatggcatcattagcatgggTTCATCATAGCTAATCATCAGGAGTGTTACACTATCGGGAGGCATCAAAGGCGCATCGATGACTGGAGGCAGCTGTGGAGACGCCACAACCACATATACAGCAGCATCTCATACAAGGACTTTGAAGTTGTGCACCGCGACCAGAGGTCCCAATCCTGCAGTGTTCATGGTCGGGAGGGCCTCAACAAATGTTGCCACATGCATCAGTAGGGGATGCTATGAGGGCACCACTGAAGATCTATGCCCCACCAGTTAACCACGGACTGCCACGACAGTGGCTCCACAGGTGCGTGTATGTTGACCGACAGTGGCCAGGTGTATGCTTGCATCCGAGCGTCGAGGTTCAAGGCAGTTGCTCGGACATGGGGGCGTGAAGCTTGCCGTTTGTATTGGAACATTTGTTGAAGTGGTCACCTATGCTCAATCTAAACGGAAGCACTTGGTACGAGGCTCTATATGACCGTAGTCCCAATGTGCACTACCTATGCACACTTGGGTGTATGGCTCACATACGAAGGTAGGCTCTCATGTGAAGAAACTAGACGAGAAATAGTCAACTGTTTGTTAGATACGTGAAGGGCTTCAAATCCTAACATTACATGTCTACGAATTCGTTGCGCACCGCCTCAACGTCAACACGGGTGTGCTACACGAAGCTAGGCGTGTGCATGTCATCTCTGGGATTTGAGTGGTGCCCACATCGACACGCTTTGTACCAGAGGGAGAACGCATCATCCTACCTGTACGTTGGCCTCTGCATATGATCGGGTGATCAACCGCATGTGCGTGAACGAGATCAAAGAGTTCAACGCACATATGCATAAGCTCGCCATCGGCCGTCTCTAACAGGGACTCGAAGCCACACATCGCGCAGGTTTATTCATGGTGTGTCAAGCAAGCTATGTGGCGGAAGTTCCGGAGCTCGCTGGCATGAAAAATTGCAACTCGTGTCAGATGTCTTCGGAGAATACGCTCAAACTTGGCAGGAACACTGGGGGAGTAGGTGCCGTCTGTATGTGATACGCTATCGCAATGTGATCAAGTATGGAACCCTCGGTTGCTAATGGAGCAACTAACTAAAGGTTATCCTTGTGGTGCTCTGGCAAGGGTTACTATATTGGCATGGAGCACGCCAAGTGGTGCGTCAAGCCGCTGCCACATGTCATGTGTCGTGCATTTTCAGACTTCATATGATTTTTTTCAGTTTTTGAATATTTCCCTGGTTTTTCCTAGGTTTCAAAGCGAAAAGGTTGGTTTTCTCTGGGTTTTTTTGGAAGCAGTGTTCTTCCGCAAGAGACATAACATGTGCTTTTGCCAGAAATACAGTTGTGCTTCccgaaaaagggaaaaacacaacACGTACTTCTCCTAAAAAAGGGAAAAGCACCGCATGTGCTTCTCCAAAAAAGTGAAAACAGCAACTGTGCTTCTCGGCTCTGAGTTTTTCTGTATTCCTTTTTATTGCCGGTTTTTTGGGTATTCGTTATGTTTTGGattcttttgtttatttttttgttttcccttttttgtgaaaaaaatcacCGAAATATATTAACATGTGATCTAATTTAGAAGATCTCGACGTGAGAAATCCAATGAAAAAATGGTTCGGTATTTGGATGAATGGttgaagagataaaacattttgaataaacgaatctatgaAAGGAAGATAAAACTTACGGTTGCAACAAGTGGCGCGCAGTCAGTGCACCACTTGTCAACAGCTGAGAAAGGTGGGGAGTGACCTTGCAATTGTATACCTTAACTAGGTTTTTTAGACAATCTCCGGAAGCTTTGTTCAAATCGTCACAATGTTTGCAGGGACGAACAAAAGAGCACCAGGGTGTCCTAACCAAACATGGTGGCCCACCCCTCAAATCAAAACATGCTTCGCTAAATTGTGAGTCTTAAAATTGGAACTCCTAAACTCATGACAAAATTACATAAATTGAAAGAACTGCTATATTATATGATTTCATGATACATTAACTAGTGATTTCGATGAATCTAGACCTGGGTGCGAGTTGGGCTTGGTCCAAAATATTAGAAaagcaagccgagctcctctttccAATGAAAAAATGGTTCGGTATTTGGATGAATGGttgaagagataaaacattttgaataaacgaatctatgaAAGGAAGATAAAACTTACGGTTGCAACAAGTGGCGCGCAGTCAGTGCACCACTTGTCAACAGCTGAGAAAGGTGGGGAGTGACCTTGCAATTGTATACCTTAACTAGGTTTTTTAGACAATCTCCGGAAGCTTTGTTCAAATCGTCACAATGTTTGCAGGGACGAACAAAAGAGCACCAGGGTGTCCTAACCAAACATGGTGGCCCACCCCTCAAATCAAAACATGCTTCGCTAAATTGTGAGTCTTAAAATTGGAACTCCTAAACTCATGACAAAATTACATAAATTGAAAGAACTGCTATATTATATGATTTCATGATACATTAACTAGTGATTTCGATGAATCTAGACCTGGGTGCGAGTTGGGCTTGGTCCAAAATATTAGAAaagcaagccgagctcctctttcgGCCTTGGATTTTGCACACCGAAAAGATCCAGCCAGGATGACCTAGGCAGTGGTGCTTCTATTCTATGCCCGCAGGATCCTATTTTGCGCATAGGTCACCCAACAGTGACCGAGTGCGTACCGCCCGGATCTGCGATGCGTACAAGAGGGCCGGCCCAATTAGCACACTTCCGATTTTATGAAGATTCTAGAATGTTCACAAACCgggttttattttttttcatttttttttgtaGATCAACGAACATTTTTGCAAATTGGTAATCTTTTTTTCAATATAAAAAAATCAAATCTGGGGTGAAAATTTTTCAAATTCATTATTTTTTCATCGAATTCAAGAAATATCCATCATATTTCTAAAAAatcattattttttaaaaaatcatcAAATACAAAAAAATGGTCTTGAATTCAAATTGTGTTCATCAAATTCAAATAAATGTCCATTCAATTTTAGTTTTATTCATTAaatacaaaaaatgttcataaaaaattatttttattgcttgtaaaattataaaaaaatataaaaaatcaaTTATTGTTCGTCAAAATTTCTAAAAAAATAATCATCaaaataaaaaaatcatgtttttgaAATTGTGATGTTAACATTTTTTTACATcagtgaatattttttaaaattctaaaaaaaattaaaTCCCAAACTTTTTTAAAGAAGCCAAAAACGAAATCAGAAATGGAAACACGAAACAAAACACAAATGAAAAAGACAACAAGGGAGCCCCGCCCAGCCCTGTGCCGGCACAGCGTGGGGAGCCATGGGGTGCGCGCTGCACCTTTTTGCAGTGTGCAGCGTGCAGAATAGGAGCTCCCGTATGCCCGTATCTTAGAATAGGATAGCAAATCGCTCACCCCGCAATATTGGCCTGACCCATTTATCATACATTTCACACAAATCATTATGTCCGGATTTTTTGGAAAAAGTTCCATCCTAATTTTCCCGTTCGTTTTTTATTCCAGTTTTTTAAATGTACTAAATTTCTTGAACTATGAGATGTACCAACTTTTAAGAACATACCAAATTCATACATTTTACCCAATTTTAGAAATATTCATGAGTTTTTAAAATATTTTGAATGTAAAAAGTatcaaattaaaaaaaaatctCCCATGTTAATGAAAACATAAAAGTGCCGGTGCACTAGAAAGTCGATACAGAAaaagaagatatgaagaaaaaaactaaaaactaaaaatgaAATGGTAGGAAATGATACGAATATAAGGAAAAAGGAAATCCCAAAAACGAAATCGGAAAACATGGAAGAAATCCTGTACAAAAACACGAGACGCATTAAATCGAAAGAGCATGGGCTAGCCCATTCATTGCACATCCTTTGTGATTTGGGCATCAATTCTACGTCGTGAGCATAGAATAGGAATTGCCAACCTAGGTAGCCAACCTGGCATCTTCTGCTTGCTAGGGCACCAAACAAGCGACATATTCCCTCCCAGTGGCCACGCACGCCATGCACTCCACCGACGAGCGGAAGCACCAACGCAAGATTGTCCACCCTGCCATCAGCATCACAAGCTCAAGGTACATACATGCTTTCAACACCTACGTACATCACTTTGCATGAACGTCCAACTCAAGGGATGACATGTTAATTTTGGTATGAGTGAGAGATGATGATGACGAACTTGTCAAATTGTGGCGGGCTGATCATGTCAGAGTGGAAAGAAAAGGCGGACAAGGGAGACGGTGAGGCTGAGATTGAGCTGAGCAACCAGTTTGAGGAGCTAACCACGGATATCATCGCTCACACGACGTTTGGATGTAGCTATAAAGAGGACAAACAAGTCTGTCTGGCACAGATGGACCTCCAGTTTCTTGCTTTCTCCGTTGTCCAAATCCCGATATTGGGGTAAGCAAAATTGTTAAATTAATTAATGACTTCCTTTTTCAGTTGGTCATTCGCTTGCAATCAATGAAACATTAATACTAGTAATGTAGTTTCACATAGTTGAGTGAAAATAATCATGCATGACTGTGTTTATGATCAAATTTGATCTTCACAGGCATGGAAACTCGATATGGAGGAGAAGGGCATGCTCACGACATCATCAAAAGTCAGCTTGGAACCAAGGGCTACGAAAACGATATGCTCAGGCTAATGTTAGAGGCGTGCACACCACAGGACCACAGTCATGACCCACTTCTAAGAATGGATGACATCATAGATGAGTGCAATACCTTCCTCTTCACAGGCATGACACTAGCTCGGACATGCTTACATGGTCCATGTTCTTGTGGAGCACACATCCAATGGCAGCAAAATCTCAAGGAGGAAGTGATGAGAGGGTGTGGCAATGAGATTCCCACTGCCAAAATTCTCGACAAACTAAAGTTGCTCAACATGTTCCTACTAGAAACTCTTAGGTTATACGCCCCCGTTTCGGTCATTCAGAGGAAGGAGGGTTCAAATCTCAAGATCAGTGGCATCAAAGTGCCTCAAGGCACGCTCATGACGATCCCCATCTCAATGATACGTCATGACAAGGAGATCTAGGGAGAAGAAACATTTCAGGTAAGAAAGGGGTGACGAGGGCAGCAAAGCATCGAAATGGGTTCTCGTAATTTCTAGTGGACCAAGACCGTCCATTGGACAGAACTTCAGAATGATCAAGCCAAGGTCATGATTACTATGATTCTTCAAAGGTTCTCCTTCTCCTTATCTCCTAGGTACATCAATATCTCCATGGACGTGATCACTCTATGACCCAAGTTTGGTCTTCCCATGATCCTCAAGAGCCTAGAGATGTAGAGATAGATGTATGTGTTGGGTATAACACAATGTTTGTATTTATTCGGCTAGGCTGTCGTTTATGTAATCGATATGTTTACATAAGCTTTATCAACTCTTGTGTTCGGCTTGGAAAACCCCCATAAGTTCATCTTCATCGATGTTGCTATATGACTGATTTTGAATAACTTTCATACCAGAATACCTGTCATTAATGGTTCTAGTGGTTTTATTCTTCTCAATCAGGTTGTAGCATGTGTTTCTGATGCTCACGTCTTCAAGTTATGATTTGAAATCATGGATGGGCTGGCTATTCGATGGTGGTCTTTATGCTTTAGAATCTACCGTGCCAACATTTGACTTGCCACGTACAACATGTATTCACCAAGGTATCATGCTTTATTTTGATAAAAACCAAGATATCATGTGTATCTCATTCATTGCTTCAACGGCCACCTTTAGTAGCATGTCTTTAACCCTCATTCAATTTCACTCAGCATGGATATATCAAACGGCTAAGTGCGTCAAACTTAGATATATGAAAAATATGAAGCAACTTAGGTTTGCAAAACCATAAAAAATAATATATAGTGCAATCTCTCCCCACACACAAAAAACATAGTGCAATCAAAACCTCGTCAAACAACCATGCTTGGTATTTAATATATTTTTCTAGTATGGCAACAAACAGAAATTACGCTGGAACTCTCGGCTATTGTACAAACCCTAATGAATATTTCCATATGGTTATATATATCCAAAACCAAATCTCTTATTGTGCCAACTTTCTCTAGTTCACGTATAAACAAGGCCCTCAATTGTTGTTATATATAGTACCAATTAAATTAGGAAGGCAACTGGCTGCTGCATGTTGGGTTGCATGGATAGTCGCAATCGATCTCTTTTACTCTTTGGCCTCTGCTGAAGTGCCAATCTCCAACAGCTTGTGCGATCGTCTGATCGGCAGAATGAAAAGCAGAAGCTATCAATCCAAACTATAAACATGTATATGTTGCATCAAAGAAATAACTTCATAAATAATAGTGATGAATATTTTACATCCTAGATATCGAGATATTTGATTTAAACACACCCATAAAGAAGAGTCTACCTTATTTCCAAGCCTTGGGGAAATTGGTGAATCCCATGAGATTCTAAATGGTGTTTGGCAGTGGGTGAAGCACGAATCAATGAACAATCCCCACTCCTCCTTATCTTGGACGACTTTCAGATCACCCACCATTGTTCTCTTTAATCCTAGATGTAGAATGTTGTTCAGAAAACACGAACGCTAGTATTCCTACCCGATGCTAGAGAGAAAAGATGCACCCACCATGGAGGACTTCGATTTGTGTGGAATCACAGTCTCTGATGTTAGCCTTGCAAGTAAGCCATGACTTTTCAGGAGAGGATTCATCTGGTACTAGTACATTTTTTATCTACAGACCAACAAGGAGAATGTGTAAATATATAGCTAATTAGAACTTTTAGTCTAGACAGATGCATGCTTACAAGAGAAATGAATATAAGGAATTCATAAATATAAGGATCAGTTGACACTTAATTACCTGCCAAGAGTCATATCCAGAGTTGAGAATAAAAGTGGGGGTGCTGATGCTCTTAATAAGCTCAGAAGGAAAGAAACACTAGGAACATGCATTAAGTACGTCAGCAAATGATTCTGTTCAATTACTAGTGAGCAAGACACAAGAAAATCTGTGTGTGCAAGTAAACAATGGTTCAGGACTTCTAACTACGTACATCCAGTGGTTCCATCTTTGCCAGGCAGTCCTTGGGCAAAACTTTGCTAACATTTTGAAAGAAATTCGTCAGCAAAAAAAGACTCGGTGACAAACTGACAATGCATGAATGTTGGCATAAGTAGTAAACCACATATAAAGATAAAACAGAATAAAGGTTTTATATATCACATTACAGCCTTTCTAATATATAAAATGCAACACAAATTAGAAGAGGGCTAAACAAAAGGCTAGATCAATCATAGACTAAGAAATGTTTCTTTTCGGTTTAAAGTATTTGTCTCCCAAGCAGCTCACCTGGAGATGAACAACCCCATTGTACACGGACCGGATAAACCTTTCTCCGTGTATATCCTTTCTGCCGGAGAAAAGTAAGTAACACGTAAAAACATGTAAAGTGGAATAGCTAGTGACCAATATT
This portion of the Triticum dicoccoides isolate Atlit2015 ecotype Zavitan chromosome 7A, WEW_v2.0, whole genome shotgun sequence genome encodes:
- the LOC119332716 gene encoding pectin acetylesterase 5-like, whose amino-acid sequence is MEKGLANAKQALLAGCSSGGLATLLHCDDFSARFPRKVAVKCFSDAGFFLDKKDIHGERFIRSVYNGVVHLQNVSKVLPKDCLAKMEPLDCFFPSELIKSISTPTFILNSGYDSWQIKNVLVPDESSPEKSWLTCKANIRDCDSTQIEVLHGLKRTMVGDLKVVQDKEEWGLFIDSCFTHCQTPFRISWDSPISPRLGNKTIAQAVGDWHFSRGQRVKEIDCDYPCNPTCSSQLPS